Proteins from a single region of Rhinolophus sinicus isolate RSC01 linkage group LG13, ASM3656204v1, whole genome shotgun sequence:
- the PRC1 gene encoding protein regulator of cytokinesis 1 isoform X4, whose translation MRRSDVLAEESVLCLQKALTHLREIWELIGIPEDQRLQRTEVVKKHIKDLLDMMIAEEESLKDRLIKSISICQKELATLCSELHVEPFQEEGEPTILQLEKDLRTQVELMRKQKKERKQELKRLQEQDQELCEVLCTPRYDVDSDSVPTLEELNQFRQHVAALRETKASRREEFVSIKRQIILCMEELDHTPDTSFERDVVCEDEDAFCLSLENIATLQKLLRQLEMRKSQNEAVCEGLRAQIRELWDRLQIPVEEREAVAMVMTGSKARVKKALQLEVDRLEELKMQNMKKVIEAIRAELVQYWDQCFYSQEQRQAFAPFYDEDYTESLLQLHDAEIVRLRNYYESHKEFFEGVQKWEESWRLFLEFERKASDPSRFTNRGGNLLKEEKQRAKLQKTLPKLEEELKVRIETWEQEHAQPFVVNGQKFVEYVTEQWEMHRLEKERAKQERQLKNKKQTETEMLYGSAPRTPSKRRGLAPTTPGKVRKLNTTTMSNATANSSIRPVFGGTVYRSPVSRLPPSGSKPVLTSTCSGKKTPRAGRHGADKENLELNGSILSARTFKGLQI comes from the exons ATGAGGAGAAG TGACGTGCTCGCAGAGGAGTCCGTACTCTGTCTCCAGAAAGCCCTGACTCACCTTCGGGAAATATGGGAATTAATTGGGATTCCCGAGGACCAGCGCTTACAAAGAACTGAGGTGGTAAAGAAGCACATCAAG GACCTCCTGGATATGATGATTGCTGAAGAGGAAAGCCTGAAGGACAGGCTCATCAAAAGCATATCCATCTGTCAAAAAGAGCTGGCCACCCTCTGCAGCGAGTTACATGTTGAGCCTTTTCAG GAGGAAGGAGAGCCAACTATCTTGCAACTAGAAAAAGATTTGCGCACTCAGGTAGAACTGATGcgaaaacagaaaaaggaaagaaaacaggaactGAAACGACTTCAGGAACAAGACCAAGAGCTCTGTGAAGTTCTCTGCACACCCCGCTATGACGTCGACAGTGATTCTGTTCCCACCTTGGAAGAGCTGAACCAGTTCAGACAGCATGTGGCCGCTTTGAGGGAGACAAAG GCGTCTAGGCGTGAGGAGTTTGTCAGCATAAAGAGACAGATCATACTGTGTATGGAAGAATTAGATCACACCCCAGACACAAGCTTCGAAAGGGACGTGGTGTGTGAAGATGAAGATgccttttgtttgtctttggagAATATTGCAACACTACAAAAGTTGCTGCGGCAG CTGGAAATGCGAAAGTCACAGAATGAAGCCGTGTGCGAGGGGCTGCGTGCGCAGATCCGAGAGCTCTGGGACAGGCTGCAAATACcagtggaagagagagaggctGTGGCGATGGTTATGACCGGGTCGAAAGCCAGGGTGAAGAAAGCG CTGCAATTAGAAGTGGATCGTTTGGAAGAACTGAAAATGCAAAACATGAAGAAAGTGATCGAGGCGATACGAGCGGAGCTGGTTCAGTACTGGGACCAGTGTTTTTACAGCCAGGAGCAGCGACAGGCTTTTGCCCCTTTCTATGACG AGGACTACACAGAAAGTCTGCTCCAGCTCCACGATGCTGAGATCGTGCGGTTACGAAACTACTACGAGAGTCACAAAGAATTCTTCGAAGGTGTTCAGAAGTGGGAAGAAAGCTGGCGGCTTTTCTTAGAGTTTGAG AGAAAAGCTTCAGATCCAAGTCGGTTTACAAATCGTGGAGGAAATCTTCTAAAAGAGGAGAAGCAGCGAGCCAAACTCCAGAAAACACTCCCTAAG CTGGAAGAGGAGCTGAAGGTGCGGATTGAAACGTGGGAGCAGGAGCACGCGCAGCCGTTCGTGGTGAACGGGCAGAAGTTCGTGGAGTACGTGACAGAACAGTGGGAGATGCACCGATTGGAGAAAGAGCGAGCCAAGCAGGAGCGG CAACTGAAGAACAAGAAACAGACGGAGACGGAGATGCTCTACGGCAGTGCTCCCCGCACACCCAGCAAGCGGCGAGGACTGGCGCCCACCACGCCGGGCAAAGTGCGCAAG CTGAACACTACCACCATGTCCAATGCCACGGCCAACAGCAGCATCCGGCCTGTGTTTGGGGGGACCGTTTACCGCTCCCCGGTGTCTCGACTTCCGCCTTCTGGTAGCAAG cCAGTCCTCACTTCTACCTGTTCAGGGAAAAAAACCCCCCGCGCGGGCCGGCACGGAGCCGACAAGGAGAACCTGGAGCTCAATGGCAGCATCCTGAGCG CGAGAACTTTCAAAGGCCTCCAAATCTGA
- the PRC1 gene encoding protein regulator of cytokinesis 1 isoform X1 — MRRSDVLAEESVLCLQKALTHLREIWELIGIPEDQRLQRTEVVKKHIKDLLDMMIAEEESLKDRLIKSISICQKELATLCSELHVEPFQEEGEPTILQLEKDLRTQVELMRKQKKERKQELKRLQEQDQELCEVLCTPRYDVDSDSVPTLEELNQFRQHVAALRETKASRREEFVSIKRQIILCMEELDHTPDTSFERDVVCEDEDAFCLSLENIATLQKLLRQLEMRKSQNEAVCEGLRAQIRELWDRLQIPVEEREAVAMVMTGSKARVKKALQLEVDRLEELKMQNMKKVIEAIRAELVQYWDQCFYSQEQRQAFAPFYDEDYTESLLQLHDAEIVRLRNYYESHKEFFEGVQKWEESWRLFLEFERKASDPSRFTNRGGNLLKEEKQRAKLQKTLPKLEEELKVRIETWEQEHAQPFVVNGQKFVEYVTEQWEMHRLEKERAKQERQLKNKKQTETEMLYGSAPRTPSKRRGLAPTTPGKVRKLNTTTMSNATANSSIRPVFGGTVYRSPVSRLPPSGSKPVLTSTCSGKKTPRAGRHGADKENLELNGSILSGGYPSSAPLQRNFSINSVASTYSEFAKDPSLSDSSTVGLQRELSKASKSDATSGILNSTNIQS, encoded by the exons ATGAGGAGAAG TGACGTGCTCGCAGAGGAGTCCGTACTCTGTCTCCAGAAAGCCCTGACTCACCTTCGGGAAATATGGGAATTAATTGGGATTCCCGAGGACCAGCGCTTACAAAGAACTGAGGTGGTAAAGAAGCACATCAAG GACCTCCTGGATATGATGATTGCTGAAGAGGAAAGCCTGAAGGACAGGCTCATCAAAAGCATATCCATCTGTCAAAAAGAGCTGGCCACCCTCTGCAGCGAGTTACATGTTGAGCCTTTTCAG GAGGAAGGAGAGCCAACTATCTTGCAACTAGAAAAAGATTTGCGCACTCAGGTAGAACTGATGcgaaaacagaaaaaggaaagaaaacaggaactGAAACGACTTCAGGAACAAGACCAAGAGCTCTGTGAAGTTCTCTGCACACCCCGCTATGACGTCGACAGTGATTCTGTTCCCACCTTGGAAGAGCTGAACCAGTTCAGACAGCATGTGGCCGCTTTGAGGGAGACAAAG GCGTCTAGGCGTGAGGAGTTTGTCAGCATAAAGAGACAGATCATACTGTGTATGGAAGAATTAGATCACACCCCAGACACAAGCTTCGAAAGGGACGTGGTGTGTGAAGATGAAGATgccttttgtttgtctttggagAATATTGCAACACTACAAAAGTTGCTGCGGCAG CTGGAAATGCGAAAGTCACAGAATGAAGCCGTGTGCGAGGGGCTGCGTGCGCAGATCCGAGAGCTCTGGGACAGGCTGCAAATACcagtggaagagagagaggctGTGGCGATGGTTATGACCGGGTCGAAAGCCAGGGTGAAGAAAGCG CTGCAATTAGAAGTGGATCGTTTGGAAGAACTGAAAATGCAAAACATGAAGAAAGTGATCGAGGCGATACGAGCGGAGCTGGTTCAGTACTGGGACCAGTGTTTTTACAGCCAGGAGCAGCGACAGGCTTTTGCCCCTTTCTATGACG AGGACTACACAGAAAGTCTGCTCCAGCTCCACGATGCTGAGATCGTGCGGTTACGAAACTACTACGAGAGTCACAAAGAATTCTTCGAAGGTGTTCAGAAGTGGGAAGAAAGCTGGCGGCTTTTCTTAGAGTTTGAG AGAAAAGCTTCAGATCCAAGTCGGTTTACAAATCGTGGAGGAAATCTTCTAAAAGAGGAGAAGCAGCGAGCCAAACTCCAGAAAACACTCCCTAAG CTGGAAGAGGAGCTGAAGGTGCGGATTGAAACGTGGGAGCAGGAGCACGCGCAGCCGTTCGTGGTGAACGGGCAGAAGTTCGTGGAGTACGTGACAGAACAGTGGGAGATGCACCGATTGGAGAAAGAGCGAGCCAAGCAGGAGCGG CAACTGAAGAACAAGAAACAGACGGAGACGGAGATGCTCTACGGCAGTGCTCCCCGCACACCCAGCAAGCGGCGAGGACTGGCGCCCACCACGCCGGGCAAAGTGCGCAAG CTGAACACTACCACCATGTCCAATGCCACGGCCAACAGCAGCATCCGGCCTGTGTTTGGGGGGACCGTTTACCGCTCCCCGGTGTCTCGACTTCCGCCTTCTGGTAGCAAG cCAGTCCTCACTTCTACCTGTTCAGGGAAAAAAACCCCCCGCGCGGGCCGGCACGGAGCCGACAAGGAGAACCTGGAGCTCAATGGCAGCATCCTGAGCGGTGGGTACCCCAGCTCGGCCCCCCTCCAGCGCAACTTCAGCATTAATTCTGTTGCCAGCACCTATTCTGAGTTTGCG AAGGATCCGTCCCTCTCTGACAGCTCCACTGTTGGGCTTCAG CGAGAACTTTCAAAGGCCTCCAAATCTGATGCTACTTCTGGAATCCTCAATTCAACCAACATCCAGTCCTGA
- the PRC1 gene encoding protein regulator of cytokinesis 1 isoform X2 has translation MWGDVLAEESVLCLQKALTHLREIWELIGIPEDQRLQRTEVVKKHIKDLLDMMIAEEESLKDRLIKSISICQKELATLCSELHVEPFQEEGEPTILQLEKDLRTQVELMRKQKKERKQELKRLQEQDQELCEVLCTPRYDVDSDSVPTLEELNQFRQHVAALRETKASRREEFVSIKRQIILCMEELDHTPDTSFERDVVCEDEDAFCLSLENIATLQKLLRQLEMRKSQNEAVCEGLRAQIRELWDRLQIPVEEREAVAMVMTGSKARVKKALQLEVDRLEELKMQNMKKVIEAIRAELVQYWDQCFYSQEQRQAFAPFYDEDYTESLLQLHDAEIVRLRNYYESHKEFFEGVQKWEESWRLFLEFERKASDPSRFTNRGGNLLKEEKQRAKLQKTLPKLEEELKVRIETWEQEHAQPFVVNGQKFVEYVTEQWEMHRLEKERAKQERQLKNKKQTETEMLYGSAPRTPSKRRGLAPTTPGKVRKLNTTTMSNATANSSIRPVFGGTVYRSPVSRLPPSGSKPVLTSTCSGKKTPRAGRHGADKENLELNGSILSGGYPSSAPLQRNFSINSVASTYSEFAKDPSLSDSSTVGLQRELSKASKSDATSGILNSTNIQS, from the exons atgtgggg TGACGTGCTCGCAGAGGAGTCCGTACTCTGTCTCCAGAAAGCCCTGACTCACCTTCGGGAAATATGGGAATTAATTGGGATTCCCGAGGACCAGCGCTTACAAAGAACTGAGGTGGTAAAGAAGCACATCAAG GACCTCCTGGATATGATGATTGCTGAAGAGGAAAGCCTGAAGGACAGGCTCATCAAAAGCATATCCATCTGTCAAAAAGAGCTGGCCACCCTCTGCAGCGAGTTACATGTTGAGCCTTTTCAG GAGGAAGGAGAGCCAACTATCTTGCAACTAGAAAAAGATTTGCGCACTCAGGTAGAACTGATGcgaaaacagaaaaaggaaagaaaacaggaactGAAACGACTTCAGGAACAAGACCAAGAGCTCTGTGAAGTTCTCTGCACACCCCGCTATGACGTCGACAGTGATTCTGTTCCCACCTTGGAAGAGCTGAACCAGTTCAGACAGCATGTGGCCGCTTTGAGGGAGACAAAG GCGTCTAGGCGTGAGGAGTTTGTCAGCATAAAGAGACAGATCATACTGTGTATGGAAGAATTAGATCACACCCCAGACACAAGCTTCGAAAGGGACGTGGTGTGTGAAGATGAAGATgccttttgtttgtctttggagAATATTGCAACACTACAAAAGTTGCTGCGGCAG CTGGAAATGCGAAAGTCACAGAATGAAGCCGTGTGCGAGGGGCTGCGTGCGCAGATCCGAGAGCTCTGGGACAGGCTGCAAATACcagtggaagagagagaggctGTGGCGATGGTTATGACCGGGTCGAAAGCCAGGGTGAAGAAAGCG CTGCAATTAGAAGTGGATCGTTTGGAAGAACTGAAAATGCAAAACATGAAGAAAGTGATCGAGGCGATACGAGCGGAGCTGGTTCAGTACTGGGACCAGTGTTTTTACAGCCAGGAGCAGCGACAGGCTTTTGCCCCTTTCTATGACG AGGACTACACAGAAAGTCTGCTCCAGCTCCACGATGCTGAGATCGTGCGGTTACGAAACTACTACGAGAGTCACAAAGAATTCTTCGAAGGTGTTCAGAAGTGGGAAGAAAGCTGGCGGCTTTTCTTAGAGTTTGAG AGAAAAGCTTCAGATCCAAGTCGGTTTACAAATCGTGGAGGAAATCTTCTAAAAGAGGAGAAGCAGCGAGCCAAACTCCAGAAAACACTCCCTAAG CTGGAAGAGGAGCTGAAGGTGCGGATTGAAACGTGGGAGCAGGAGCACGCGCAGCCGTTCGTGGTGAACGGGCAGAAGTTCGTGGAGTACGTGACAGAACAGTGGGAGATGCACCGATTGGAGAAAGAGCGAGCCAAGCAGGAGCGG CAACTGAAGAACAAGAAACAGACGGAGACGGAGATGCTCTACGGCAGTGCTCCCCGCACACCCAGCAAGCGGCGAGGACTGGCGCCCACCACGCCGGGCAAAGTGCGCAAG CTGAACACTACCACCATGTCCAATGCCACGGCCAACAGCAGCATCCGGCCTGTGTTTGGGGGGACCGTTTACCGCTCCCCGGTGTCTCGACTTCCGCCTTCTGGTAGCAAG cCAGTCCTCACTTCTACCTGTTCAGGGAAAAAAACCCCCCGCGCGGGCCGGCACGGAGCCGACAAGGAGAACCTGGAGCTCAATGGCAGCATCCTGAGCGGTGGGTACCCCAGCTCGGCCCCCCTCCAGCGCAACTTCAGCATTAATTCTGTTGCCAGCACCTATTCTGAGTTTGCG AAGGATCCGTCCCTCTCTGACAGCTCCACTGTTGGGCTTCAG CGAGAACTTTCAAAGGCCTCCAAATCTGATGCTACTTCTGGAATCCTCAATTCAACCAACATCCAGTCCTGA
- the PRC1 gene encoding protein regulator of cytokinesis 1 isoform X5, with protein MRRSDVLAEESVLCLQKALTHLREIWELIGIPEDQRLQRTEVVKKHIKDLLDMMIAEEESLKDRLIKSISICQKELATLCSELHVEPFQEEGEPTILQLEKDLRTQVELMRKQKKERKQELKRLQEQDQELCEVLCTPRYDVDSDSVPTLEELNQFRQHVAALRETKASRREEFVSIKRQIILCMEELDHTPDTSFERDVVCEDEDAFCLSLENIATLQKLLRQLEMRKSQNEAVCEGLRAQIRELWDRLQIPVEEREAVAMVMTGSKARVKKALQLEVDRLEELKMQNMKKVIEAIRAELVQYWDQCFYSQEQRQAFAPFYDEDYTESLLQLHDAEIVRLRNYYESHKEFFEGVQKWEESWRLFLEFERKASDPSRFTNRGGNLLKEEKQRAKLQKTLPKLEEELKVRIETWEQEHAQPFVVNGQKFVEYVTEQWEMHRLEKERAKQERQLKNKKQTETEMLYGSAPRTPSKRRGLAPTTPGKVRKLNTTTMSNATANSSIRPVFGGTVYRSPVSRLPPSGSKPVLTSTCSGKKTPRAGRHGADKENLELNGSILSEGSVPL; from the exons ATGAGGAGAAG TGACGTGCTCGCAGAGGAGTCCGTACTCTGTCTCCAGAAAGCCCTGACTCACCTTCGGGAAATATGGGAATTAATTGGGATTCCCGAGGACCAGCGCTTACAAAGAACTGAGGTGGTAAAGAAGCACATCAAG GACCTCCTGGATATGATGATTGCTGAAGAGGAAAGCCTGAAGGACAGGCTCATCAAAAGCATATCCATCTGTCAAAAAGAGCTGGCCACCCTCTGCAGCGAGTTACATGTTGAGCCTTTTCAG GAGGAAGGAGAGCCAACTATCTTGCAACTAGAAAAAGATTTGCGCACTCAGGTAGAACTGATGcgaaaacagaaaaaggaaagaaaacaggaactGAAACGACTTCAGGAACAAGACCAAGAGCTCTGTGAAGTTCTCTGCACACCCCGCTATGACGTCGACAGTGATTCTGTTCCCACCTTGGAAGAGCTGAACCAGTTCAGACAGCATGTGGCCGCTTTGAGGGAGACAAAG GCGTCTAGGCGTGAGGAGTTTGTCAGCATAAAGAGACAGATCATACTGTGTATGGAAGAATTAGATCACACCCCAGACACAAGCTTCGAAAGGGACGTGGTGTGTGAAGATGAAGATgccttttgtttgtctttggagAATATTGCAACACTACAAAAGTTGCTGCGGCAG CTGGAAATGCGAAAGTCACAGAATGAAGCCGTGTGCGAGGGGCTGCGTGCGCAGATCCGAGAGCTCTGGGACAGGCTGCAAATACcagtggaagagagagaggctGTGGCGATGGTTATGACCGGGTCGAAAGCCAGGGTGAAGAAAGCG CTGCAATTAGAAGTGGATCGTTTGGAAGAACTGAAAATGCAAAACATGAAGAAAGTGATCGAGGCGATACGAGCGGAGCTGGTTCAGTACTGGGACCAGTGTTTTTACAGCCAGGAGCAGCGACAGGCTTTTGCCCCTTTCTATGACG AGGACTACACAGAAAGTCTGCTCCAGCTCCACGATGCTGAGATCGTGCGGTTACGAAACTACTACGAGAGTCACAAAGAATTCTTCGAAGGTGTTCAGAAGTGGGAAGAAAGCTGGCGGCTTTTCTTAGAGTTTGAG AGAAAAGCTTCAGATCCAAGTCGGTTTACAAATCGTGGAGGAAATCTTCTAAAAGAGGAGAAGCAGCGAGCCAAACTCCAGAAAACACTCCCTAAG CTGGAAGAGGAGCTGAAGGTGCGGATTGAAACGTGGGAGCAGGAGCACGCGCAGCCGTTCGTGGTGAACGGGCAGAAGTTCGTGGAGTACGTGACAGAACAGTGGGAGATGCACCGATTGGAGAAAGAGCGAGCCAAGCAGGAGCGG CAACTGAAGAACAAGAAACAGACGGAGACGGAGATGCTCTACGGCAGTGCTCCCCGCACACCCAGCAAGCGGCGAGGACTGGCGCCCACCACGCCGGGCAAAGTGCGCAAG CTGAACACTACCACCATGTCCAATGCCACGGCCAACAGCAGCATCCGGCCTGTGTTTGGGGGGACCGTTTACCGCTCCCCGGTGTCTCGACTTCCGCCTTCTGGTAGCAAG cCAGTCCTCACTTCTACCTGTTCAGGGAAAAAAACCCCCCGCGCGGGCCGGCACGGAGCCGACAAGGAGAACCTGGAGCTCAATGGCAGCATCCTGAGCG AAGGATCCGTCCCTCTCTGA
- the PRC1 gene encoding protein regulator of cytokinesis 1 isoform X3 yields the protein MRRSDVLAEESVLCLQKALTHLREIWELIGIPEDQRLQRTEVVKKHIKDLLDMMIAEEESLKDRLIKSISICQKELATLCSELHVEPFQEEGEPTILQLEKDLRTQVELMRKQKKERKQELKRLQEQDQELCEVLCTPRYDVDSDSVPTLEELNQFRQHVAALRETKASRREEFVSIKRQIILCMEELDHTPDTSFERDVVCEDEDAFCLSLENIATLQKLLRQLEMRKSQNEAVCEGLRAQIRELWDRLQIPVEEREAVAMVMTGSKARVKKALQLEVDRLEELKMQNMKKVIEAIRAELVQYWDQCFYSQEQRQAFAPFYDEDYTESLLQLHDAEIVRLRNYYESHKEFFEGVQKWEESWRLFLEFERKASDPSRFTNRGGNLLKEEKQRAKLQKTLPKLEEELKVRIETWEQEHAQPFVVNGQKFVEYVTEQWEMHRLEKERAKQERQLKNKKQTETEMLYGSAPRTPSKRRGLAPTTPGKVRKLNTTTMSNATANSSIRPVFGGTVYRSPVSRLPPSGSKPVLTSTCSGKKTPRAGRHGADKENLELNGSILSGGYPSSAPLQRNFSINSVASTYSEFARELSKASKSDATSGILNSTNIQS from the exons ATGAGGAGAAG TGACGTGCTCGCAGAGGAGTCCGTACTCTGTCTCCAGAAAGCCCTGACTCACCTTCGGGAAATATGGGAATTAATTGGGATTCCCGAGGACCAGCGCTTACAAAGAACTGAGGTGGTAAAGAAGCACATCAAG GACCTCCTGGATATGATGATTGCTGAAGAGGAAAGCCTGAAGGACAGGCTCATCAAAAGCATATCCATCTGTCAAAAAGAGCTGGCCACCCTCTGCAGCGAGTTACATGTTGAGCCTTTTCAG GAGGAAGGAGAGCCAACTATCTTGCAACTAGAAAAAGATTTGCGCACTCAGGTAGAACTGATGcgaaaacagaaaaaggaaagaaaacaggaactGAAACGACTTCAGGAACAAGACCAAGAGCTCTGTGAAGTTCTCTGCACACCCCGCTATGACGTCGACAGTGATTCTGTTCCCACCTTGGAAGAGCTGAACCAGTTCAGACAGCATGTGGCCGCTTTGAGGGAGACAAAG GCGTCTAGGCGTGAGGAGTTTGTCAGCATAAAGAGACAGATCATACTGTGTATGGAAGAATTAGATCACACCCCAGACACAAGCTTCGAAAGGGACGTGGTGTGTGAAGATGAAGATgccttttgtttgtctttggagAATATTGCAACACTACAAAAGTTGCTGCGGCAG CTGGAAATGCGAAAGTCACAGAATGAAGCCGTGTGCGAGGGGCTGCGTGCGCAGATCCGAGAGCTCTGGGACAGGCTGCAAATACcagtggaagagagagaggctGTGGCGATGGTTATGACCGGGTCGAAAGCCAGGGTGAAGAAAGCG CTGCAATTAGAAGTGGATCGTTTGGAAGAACTGAAAATGCAAAACATGAAGAAAGTGATCGAGGCGATACGAGCGGAGCTGGTTCAGTACTGGGACCAGTGTTTTTACAGCCAGGAGCAGCGACAGGCTTTTGCCCCTTTCTATGACG AGGACTACACAGAAAGTCTGCTCCAGCTCCACGATGCTGAGATCGTGCGGTTACGAAACTACTACGAGAGTCACAAAGAATTCTTCGAAGGTGTTCAGAAGTGGGAAGAAAGCTGGCGGCTTTTCTTAGAGTTTGAG AGAAAAGCTTCAGATCCAAGTCGGTTTACAAATCGTGGAGGAAATCTTCTAAAAGAGGAGAAGCAGCGAGCCAAACTCCAGAAAACACTCCCTAAG CTGGAAGAGGAGCTGAAGGTGCGGATTGAAACGTGGGAGCAGGAGCACGCGCAGCCGTTCGTGGTGAACGGGCAGAAGTTCGTGGAGTACGTGACAGAACAGTGGGAGATGCACCGATTGGAGAAAGAGCGAGCCAAGCAGGAGCGG CAACTGAAGAACAAGAAACAGACGGAGACGGAGATGCTCTACGGCAGTGCTCCCCGCACACCCAGCAAGCGGCGAGGACTGGCGCCCACCACGCCGGGCAAAGTGCGCAAG CTGAACACTACCACCATGTCCAATGCCACGGCCAACAGCAGCATCCGGCCTGTGTTTGGGGGGACCGTTTACCGCTCCCCGGTGTCTCGACTTCCGCCTTCTGGTAGCAAG cCAGTCCTCACTTCTACCTGTTCAGGGAAAAAAACCCCCCGCGCGGGCCGGCACGGAGCCGACAAGGAGAACCTGGAGCTCAATGGCAGCATCCTGAGCGGTGGGTACCCCAGCTCGGCCCCCCTCCAGCGCAACTTCAGCATTAATTCTGTTGCCAGCACCTATTCTGAGTTTGCG CGAGAACTTTCAAAGGCCTCCAAATCTGATGCTACTTCTGGAATCCTCAATTCAACCAACATCCAGTCCTGA